ACATCTCGGACATCGATGACCTTGCCGGTCCCATGACGGCCGCGCCAGCTGCCCCCCCGCAGCCGCCATCCGAAGCCGTCCTCGACGAGCCGCAGCCCGAAACCCAGGAGCCAGCCAAGTCCGGCGAAACATCCGGAGACCAGGAGCAACTCGAGGCGTTGACGACCCTGGCGCGCGTCGACGAGACAATGCCGTCGTTCGACAAGGCTCCTCCCGAACAGGCGCCTGAACAGATGGCCCAGGCTCAGCCGCAGCCCGAAATCGTCCCCGCAGCGCCGCCCCAGCCGCACGTTGGGATCTCCAAATCGCGCCCCGACGGCGCGGCGGAAGGCAAAGGTTTTGTCGGTTTCGAGGCCATGGAACACGAATTGGGGCCGTATCTGAAGGAGGTTCGCGACCGGGTAGAGCGCAATTGGCGCGCGGCACTCGAAATGCGTTTCTCTGGCGTAGCGCGCACGAAGGCGGTTCTGGAATGCGCCATCAACTCCCAGGGCAAACTGGTGTACGTCAAGATCGTCGAGTCCGGCGATTCGCCGACCTTCGCGATGTTATGCAAACAATCTATCGAGAAGGCCGCGCCCTTCCCGCGGTTTCCGTTTGATGTTCCCGCCATCTACCGTACCCAGAATCTCGAGATCCGGTGGACCTTCAGTTATCTGTAATGTTCACATCAATACCTCCCGGATAAGAAAGCCCTCGCTGGGGGGATCTTGTTGTCTCCATAAAATCAAGAAGGAACTCACACGGAGACACAGGGAACACAAAGATTGAATCCTCCGAAACAAGTCAACTTCGGCGAGGCTTTGATGAGGGACGGCATTTTCCGCATCATAAACGGGGATGTTGAGTAGGTTTCGCTTCCGCGCGGGCGCCATTTCTCCCGTGCCCGTTGTGTCTCGGTGTGAGTTTCCCTAATCGTCGTGTTATCCGGCGATTTGGTTTGTTGCAAAAACCCCGCGCCATAGTGCACCATCCTCATTTTAGAAAGGAAGCTTGCCTGTGGAAATCCTCACTATGCTCAAACAAGGCGGGTGGACCATGGTCCCCATCGGCCTGTGCTCGCTGGCGGGTCTCGCTATCGTCATTGAGCGCATGGTGATGCTCCGCCGCAAGCGCATTCTGGACCCGAGCGTCGTCGACCTCGTCGAACATTTCTCGGAAAGCACGGCGCCCGAAACCGCATTGGAGATATGTCGGCGGGCACGGGGGCCTTTTGCTCGGATCGTTGAAGAGATTATCGGTGCGCGGCATCTGCCGGATGCCCAGATCATCGAAACGCTGCAGGCCACGGGACGCACTCAGATGGGCGCGATGGAACGCGGCCTCACCATGCTCGAGATCATCGGCAACGTCAGCCCGTTGCTGGGCCTTCTGGGAACCGTCCTGGGCATGGTCACCGTGTTCAGCGCGATCTCGGTCGAAGGCGTGGGCAATCCCCGCGTACTCTCTGATGGAATTTCAAAAGCCCTCATCACCACGGTAGCGGGGCTGATCGTCGCCATCCCCGCTGTCGCGCTCCATAGCTGGCTGAGCAGCCGCGTCGATGATATGGCCGACGAGATGCACGAACGCGCCACGGTCTTCATCTCAAAGCTGCACTATGTTCGGCTCCGGATGCGGGCCCGGCAATAGCCCCCCGTGCCGCCAGGAACCGCGGCACCGCAGCAGGTAACGGCGCCCACTCCACGTGGTTTTGACCGGTGCGAGCTTCGCGGCTCGTCATCGAGGGCGGGGTTTGTCGATCTCCGCGGCGAAACGGCCGCCGAGGCTGCAAATCCGGGCGCGGGTGGAATGATGAAGGCGTTCAGTGTGTTCTTGATGACGGTGCGGCGTGGGCAGTAACGGCACGAAACGGCGTTGCACGCCTCTTCGTCAGTAACTGCAACAAACAGCTCTTTTTGCATGGGAGGGTTCACATGGATACGCATCGAATTGGCGGATTTCGCTTGGTGACGGCGTTGTGCGTTGGGGTGTACCTGTTTTCGGCCGCATTCGTCGGCCAGACGGCGATAGTCCACGCCGAAGCGGCCTCCCGAACAACCGCCCATCCGTCGAGTGTTCAGCCGGACCAGGTTTGCCTTACCTGGAGCGATGACCCTGGCACGACGCAAACGATTCAATGGCGGACGTCGCCGAAAGTCAAGAAGGGCGTCGTACAGTTCTACGAAGAAAGTTCGCAGACAGACAAATACGAGAGAAAGAAGGCAGGGATGTCCGTCGTAGAAGATCCGGGCACCTCGAACGATCCCGTGAATCATCGGTTCACTGCTGTGCTGGACCATCTGGATCCAGGCACCACCTACGCCTATCGCGTCGGAGGCAGGAAAGGATGGAGCGAGTGGTTCGAATTCACGACGGCGCCGCAGACCGTTGAACCGTTCTCGTTCATCTACATGGGCGACCCTCAGGCCGGTTTGGACACGTGGGGACGCCTGCTCCACGCCGCCTATGAACGTTGTCCCAACGCGGCCTTTTGCGTAGTAGCCGGGGACAATGTGAACCGGGGCAACAACCGTGACGAATGGGACAACCTGTTCCATGCGGCGGGCGGCGTGTTCGATCGCCGTCCTTACGTGCCCGCGCTGGGCAATCACGATTGTCCCAAGGAAGTAGGCCCGCGCCTCTATCTCGAATTGTTGGCACTGCCCGAAAACGGCCCTAAGACAGTCGCGGCGGAGAGGGCCTATCGGTTGGATTATGGCAACGCGATGCTCCTGGTGCTCGATTCGAATTCGCCGCCGGAGACGCAAGTGGCTTGGATTGAGGAGCAGCTGCAGACTACACAAGCGGTGTGGAAATTTGCCGTGTATCACCATCCCGCCTACTCTTCCGCGCCCAAGCGTGACAATCCCGACATCCGCGAGCAATGGGGAGGCCTGTTCGACCAATATCACGTCGATATCGCGCTGCAAGGCCACGACCATGGCTATCTCCGCACGAAACCCATGCGCGCCGGCAAGGAAGCTGCCTCCCCCGCCGAGGGCACGGTGTACGTGGTGTCGGTTTCGGGGACGAAGCTCTATGATGTGGAACAGCATGACTACGCGGCCAAGTACATTGACCATCTGTCAACGTACCAGGTCATCGATATTCAGACTGAAAACGAAAACAGGCTGACCTATCGCGCCTACGACATGGACGGCAATTTGCAGGACGAGTTGGTCATCGTGAAATAGAGAAGTTCGGGGGCGCCATATTCCATTCCGGCTCTGGGGGCCCAAAACATCTCCCGCCTGTGGTGCGCGTGAAATCTGAATCCGGTATCATGTCTCCAGAATTCCCGGGACAGGAAGTTTGTCGCGAAGCAGACAAACCATCATGGGAGGCAGCTATGATCGAGCTTGGCATGCACACGGACAACTGGCGCGCGTTAAGCGGGGGATTCGCCAAGGCGGCGGAGACAGCGGTCAAGTACGGGCTCAAGCATCTGGAGTTTGGCGCGATTCACGGCCAGTACTTCATCCAGGCGATGGGGTACGAACCGGGCATTTCCCTGGAATCCAATCCGCGCGCGCTCAAGCGTTACTGCGACGAGCGTGGACTGAAGATCTCGCAGATCGATGGCGCGTACCCGCTCATGGGGCCGG
The Candidatus Hydrogenedentota bacterium genome window above contains:
- a CDS encoding TonB C-terminal domain-containing protein; protein product: MSLREPDNYARRMTRATVAAAFIHAVLIVLFSLTGALDSVDAIGPVALSDAPLVLNLEPEPERIRNFVDTAIPTDSEVDPTTDLISDKPSKASGLHDSEGERPGPQLEHISDIDDLAGPMTAAPAAPPQPPSEAVLDEPQPETQEPAKSGETSGDQEQLEALTTLARVDETMPSFDKAPPEQAPEQMAQAQPQPEIVPAAPPQPHVGISKSRPDGAAEGKGFVGFEAMEHELGPYLKEVRDRVERNWRAALEMRFSGVARTKAVLECAINSQGKLVYVKIVESGDSPTFAMLCKQSIEKAAPFPRFPFDVPAIYRTQNLEIRWTFSYL
- a CDS encoding MotA/TolQ/ExbB proton channel family protein, with product MEILTMLKQGGWTMVPIGLCSLAGLAIVIERMVMLRRKRILDPSVVDLVEHFSESTAPETALEICRRARGPFARIVEEIIGARHLPDAQIIETLQATGRTQMGAMERGLTMLEIIGNVSPLLGLLGTVLGMVTVFSAISVEGVGNPRVLSDGISKALITTVAGLIVAIPAVALHSWLSSRVDDMADEMHERATVFISKLHYVRLRMRARQ
- a CDS encoding metallophosphoesterase family protein, yielding MDTHRIGGFRLVTALCVGVYLFSAAFVGQTAIVHAEAASRTTAHPSSVQPDQVCLTWSDDPGTTQTIQWRTSPKVKKGVVQFYEESSQTDKYERKKAGMSVVEDPGTSNDPVNHRFTAVLDHLDPGTTYAYRVGGRKGWSEWFEFTTAPQTVEPFSFIYMGDPQAGLDTWGRLLHAAYERCPNAAFCVVAGDNVNRGNNRDEWDNLFHAAGGVFDRRPYVPALGNHDCPKEVGPRLYLELLALPENGPKTVAAERAYRLDYGNAMLLVLDSNSPPETQVAWIEEQLQTTQAVWKFAVYHHPAYSSAPKRDNPDIREQWGGLFDQYHVDIALQGHDHGYLRTKPMRAGKEAASPAEGTVYVVSVSGTKLYDVEQHDYAAKYIDHLSTYQVIDIQTENENRLTYRAYDMDGNLQDELVIVK